The Legionella jordanis genomic sequence CTGAGGAGCGTGAAACCAGAACATTCCAGGGGTTTGCATCATTATGAATAATGCTTGAGCGTAACTTTGCTAATTTGGGTTGCACTGCATCTATAAAGTGATTATATACATTTTCTATAAGCGTTTTATCCGTTTCATTTCCAATCTTAGATAGGTGCCCACCGATTAGGTTTGCTTGTAATAAATCCCATGAAAATGTACGTTTGGCTGAGGCATGCTGGAATTTATCGAGAGCTAAGCTTAGCTGGCCCAGCTTTTCTCCAAAGTCGGAAAGCAAATCAAGAGATTCTCCGAGTTCCTCAGCCAATAATTGATCTTCTATATAAGTGAACAATCTAGCGTAACGGTATTCTGCGTTATCCGAATTCAATAAAAGAATAAAATCACCGGATGTGGTTTTCTGGGGTTCTGGCACTTTAAAGTATCTATTAGAATTCAGCTGCAGGAGTGCGGTATTTTGCATCTCAAGAGTTAATTTGGGTTCGTCTGGATGAGAGATTTTAAAGAGAAACTGTCTCTTATCATCACCTGTTAAATGGAAATTAACATCATGACCTCCAGGTAGCTTTGTGACGGATACCTTAAGGCAATAATGGTTTAAAACAATTTCTTCAATGTCTGCTGTTAAGAAATCGCCCATTTACATCCACCTTAAGATATTAAGTTTCACTAACTAATTCAGAATTGCCTGAAAATTCTGATTTACGATACTTCGGATGGACTTTCACATGCCAGAGTGGCAGCATCATAATCAGTGGAATTAAACAGCAAATGAACAAGGTGAGAAAGAAATTATCCCAGCCGTAATTTTTGATTATTGCGCCTAAAGGAGCCCCAGCCAGAACAGCACCTAAGCAATAAGCAAAAAATCCAGCAAAGCCAGTTGCGGTTGCCGCTGCTTTTTTATGTGTTAACTCCGCACACGCCATACCAATCATCATTTGTGGCCCAAAGATGAAAAAGCCAAAGAAAAAGAGAAATAAAGAATCGAGGAATGGTGTGTATCCCTTAGTCAAGGTAAACAGTAACAAAGTGGCCAATACACCTGCAGTAAAGAGAATGTTGATGGGATTGCGTTTACCTTGAAATATTTTATCAGAAGACCAGCCGGCAACCAGATTCCCAAAAAAACCACCCACTTCAAACCATATGACGCAACTGCCTGCTGTAATTAAGGAATATTCCTTCGCTTCGGTTAGATACAGCATGCTCCAATCATTAATGGCTGTGCGGACAATATAAATAAATAAATAAGAAACAGACAGGATCCAAATATATTGATTACTTAAAACATAATTCCAAAGAATTTCTTTGATTGAGAGCTCTGTTTTTTCCTGGTGGTGATGTGCTGCACCGGAAAAATCTTCCCGATATTGCTCTATCGCAGGTAAACCAAGCGACTGTGGTGTATCTCTTAAGCGGTTGATTAAAAAAATACCGCCTAAAATGCAGATGATCCCAGGTACGAACATGGCTGAACGCCAGCCGAAATACTGCGCGCACATGGCAACGATCAATGGAATTAATGCACCACCAACGTTATGGGATGTATTCCAAATACTCCACCAGCGGCCCCGTTCGGATTGAGAATACCAATGCGTTAATAATTTAGTACACCCAGGCCATCCCCAGCCTTGAAACCAGCCATTTAAGCCCCAAAAAATAGCAAATAGCCACCAGGTGGAAGACAATCCAAACAAAATATTAGCCACACCTGTCAAAATAAGCCCAATGGCCATTAAATATCGGGGATTGGACTTATCGCCAAGAATTCCACTCAGAAATTTGCTAATGCCATAACTTAAGCTCAAAATGCTGGCGATCATCCCCAGTTCTGTTTTAGTCATCCCTAAGGTGCTTTGCAGTGCAGGCATCACGAAGGTAAAACTTTTTCGCGTGAAATAAAACAAAGCATACCCAATGTACATTGCATAAAAGGTGCGGATACGCCAATAACGATATTGCCGCTTAACAATGGTTTTATCCTGAATTTCATTAAGATAGGGGGCAGGTTTTAGAAAATTCAAAAATGCCATGATTGTCCATCATCATCATGATAAAAAAACAAGATTAGAATGTAACGCGCAGAGTATGTCAAATCTTTCTATTCAAAATTTAACGGAATCACGCCTATTGAAAATTTATTAAAAATTTAAATGGAAATCTTTTGTAATTATAAATAAGCTACACAATTTGTATTAAAAAGGGATTTGTTGTAATGAAAGAAATTGTTAGTTTGTTAGAACAAGATCAAATCGATACTGATATTCATAAACGCCGTGATGTCTTAATGGTTTTAAGAAGAAAATTTCGTACCCAAAAAAACTGGATTATTGCTTCTTTCAACCAATACCAATTTACTGAATTTGAATCGCAAATAGTCCAACAGGCGATTCTAAATGGGGATCTTCGAATAACCGATCTTCTAAAACGTCCGTTTTCCCATTATGTATGGAGTTTCCTTACCTTTAAGTGGGGAGAGATCATCTCCGGAGGAAAAAGATTATCCAAGCAAGAGGTTTTACAAATCGCTACCTGCTCCAGTAATGGTCAGGAATTTTCAAGAACCCCCATCCAAAATAGAAATAGGCTGATAAAAGGCGTGCCCTTAGTCATTGGCAAAGTCGTCACCTCCATGGCGCTTTGCATGGTATTTTGCCTTGGTTTACTAAGTACTTTAGGAGCGCCTTTTGCATTTTGTCTCGCCTTAGCGATCATACTGTCCTTGTGTAACGGGATCGTTTGTTTATTAAGCCGTGGGAAAGCCATGCTGGATAGTGCTGGCTTTCAACCCAAAAAACAGAAAACGTTTAAAACCCTTGAAGAAAACATACAACCAAAAACGGTGCTTGATAGGGGGGAGAAACTATTTTTTGGTATTGTGACCTTGTTGGCATGCATTTCTGCGGGCATTTCTGGATATTCGGGTCTCGTAGGGCTTCTCACCTTCTTAGGAATTGGTATGCTCGCCTCTAACCCTCTGGTGTTGATAGTCACGATAGGGTTATCTGTGATTACAGCCATTTCTTTTTATTCGTTTCAAGCGGTAGGGATACGAGAAAATTACGCAAAATTCAAAAGTCTTTTCATTGAAGATTATAAAAAACCCTATGGTCTTTTGCGATGTGTCTTATTAGGAGTAGTAAGCACTGTCTTTTTAGCTGTTTATGCGACGCTAACCTGGTTCACCTCTGTATCAGGGGTTAATAAGCTGTTCAATGCTTTAGGTGCGAATTCTGATACCTTTTTGGCACATGTTATTTCTATGATATGTACTACGACAACCATGGTTGTTAATACTTTTTCACAAGTATATAAAGTCTTTAACCCGAAAACTTACGTCGATTTAAAAGAAAAATTTGCATCCATACATCAACCTCCAAAAGACTGCCAAACAAGAGCACAAAAGATAAAGTATGGGGCCATCAATATCCTTAAATTATGTGCTTTGATAGGTGATTCTCTTGCTTATTCGGTTGCTGGCGGGATCCGAAGCGGAATTCATGTTGGTGGGACGCTGGGGGAGGCAATAGGGGCAAAACTTGCATTGACCATTACCATGGCAATCTTGTCCCCAGTCATATTAGTATTTGTATCGATAGCTTTTACCTGGCCTTCTGTTTTTCACAGAAAAAAATCGACTGAAGATTCTTCAGAGATGGCAAAGCCGTTGATAGAAAAAAGCAATCAAAGCCATACTCGCGATGGATTGCAAAATTCGCCATTGCCAGCATCAGAAGAATCGTTCAAACCCTATCACTCCAAACGAGCGGGGCTAAGATTTTTTGATACAGGTGAAGACGGTAATAGTCCTACTTTGAAATCCTCGCCATATACGTGTGAAGACAGTGATAGCCCTACTTCAGAAAGAGGAATGGGTTTAAAATATTCGTCATAAATGCTCTGATAGAGGCAGGCAATTCATTGCTCTGGCATGGGAGTCCATGAAGATCTAAGTCGTTCTCACCTGGATTGTCCTGCCTATCCATCATTTACGTGCACTTGATTAGCCTTAAGGCTTTTCAGTTGACGACACTAACCGGCGGGTGGATTTCAATTGGCTTCATAGTAATAACTGGCGAATACAAAAGTAACAAAGGTCTTTCTGGAATATTTGTTATCGTTGGTATTATAAGGCTGGAGTTTAATTTCCAGATTATACTGTGAACTAATCGGCAGTTTCTTTAACGCATCGATTGCCACATGCTGTAGAAATGCATTTATGACCACTGCCACAATCATCATCTTTAGTACATTGGTCCCAGCACGATGTGCAATCCTTAGGACAATTATTTGCAAGGACTTGCAATTGGGAGGGCGTTACAGAGTTCATGGAATTTTTTATTGCTGCAAAGGCCTGCAGATTAAATCCGATACTGAGGAAAAATAAAACCACAGCATGTGATGTTTTCATCATTTCATCCCCCTAAAAGCCGGTCATTGTAACTGGGATAAGAAATTATCCCGAGTATTGCTGCATCCCTGAATACAAGGCTGATATTGTTCTTTGCAATAAGATTCATCATTATTTTGCATGCATTGCTCATATTGTTTATTGAAAATATCCTATATCAATAAATTCAAACTGATACCGCCATATTGATAAGTGTAATCAGGCGAGTTTATAAATGCCGATGCTTGTCGCAGGTGGGCGTAATAAGCTGTAAAAAATAAGCATTTGCTGATAGGGCCATTAATTCCCATTCCCCACTGAATGGTTGGGCTTGATACGGTCTGATCATTGGGCTCAGGAGTAATATATTGTCTTCCCAAGCCTCCATCAAGGTAATAATGCCAGGTTGCTCCCAAACGCCTACCCAATTTCAAAAGGACTTTTTGTTCTTTATAGCGATGTGGGCTGAAGTAATTAGGCGACCTGAATTTATTGGAATACTCTCTTAAAACGCCCGTAGCGGTTAAGCCTAAGTCAGGTAAAATTAACAGCGAAGCAGAAGTAAAGTAGCCATTTCTGGAGTTGGTGTCACTCATATTTAATTTATATAATGAACCATTCAGTTTCACATAAGGCAAAGGATTTACCAATAATGACGTGGCGTATTGAGTGGTGGTGATTTCATTAGCGAATGCAGGGAATGTTTCCAGAACATCTTTTTGTGTAAGCAATTGTAGAGATACAAAATCATTGGGTTTGTAATTGCTGTCTGCACTCCAAAGAAGCGGTGTCCAGTGATTGCGTTGAAATGCGGTGGTATCATTAAACTCTATCGGTTCTATCTGTCCCCTTAAAGTAATATGGCGCGTAGGGCGTAGGATCTGTCCTACATTAAATCCTGTGGCGTTGAGTCCAAAGGTTTGATATTGGGAATACTTGCGATAGTCTAATTCCACAAAGGTCTCAGCTTGCTGATTCCAATAGCGTTTGTAATTTAACAGCTCCCTTTTTTTTGTGAAGGTCTCTGAGTCCCTGGAAAAAAAATGACTAGGGGTTACAACATTCGGCCAAGTGGCTAATCTAGTTTGCCACTCCAAGTCTCTTAAATCCCGCCCAAGCCCTGAGTTTGG encodes the following:
- a CDS encoding phosphotransferase, whose translation is MGDFLTADIEEIVLNHYCLKVSVTKLPGGHDVNFHLTGDDKRQFLFKISHPDEPKLTLEMQNTALLQLNSNRYFKVPEPQKTTSGDFILLLNSDNAEYRYARLFTYIEDQLLAEELGESLDLLSDFGEKLGQLSLALDKFQHASAKRTFSWDLLQANLIGGHLSKIGNETDKTLIENVYNHFIDAVQPKLAKLRSSIIHNDANPWNVLVSRSSGLPRISGFIDFGDMIESATICELAIAVTHAVMGKKDPLQAAAAIIEHYHAIYPLQEDEVEVLFDLMLIRLCVTVVHSLVRNHDGHDTNDTLSMVEEPSWKLLRKLSQIDASDATRMFKEACQMEEYRNHFSF
- the pgtP gene encoding phosphoglycerate transporter protein PgtP — its product is MAFLNFLKPAPYLNEIQDKTIVKRQYRYWRIRTFYAMYIGYALFYFTRKSFTFVMPALQSTLGMTKTELGMIASILSLSYGISKFLSGILGDKSNPRYLMAIGLILTGVANILFGLSSTWWLFAIFWGLNGWFQGWGWPGCTKLLTHWYSQSERGRWWSIWNTSHNVGGALIPLIVAMCAQYFGWRSAMFVPGIICILGGIFLINRLRDTPQSLGLPAIEQYREDFSGAAHHHQEKTELSIKEILWNYVLSNQYIWILSVSYLFIYIVRTAINDWSMLYLTEAKEYSLITAGSCVIWFEVGGFFGNLVAGWSSDKIFQGKRNPINILFTAGVLATLLLFTLTKGYTPFLDSLFLFFFGFFIFGPQMMIGMACAELTHKKAAATATGFAGFFAYCLGAVLAGAPLGAIIKNYGWDNFFLTLFICCLIPLIMMLPLWHVKVHPKYRKSEFSGNSELVSET